A window of the Penaeus monodon isolate SGIC_2016 chromosome 11, NSTDA_Pmon_1, whole genome shotgun sequence genome harbors these coding sequences:
- the LOC119578370 gene encoding uncharacterized protein LOC119578370 yields the protein MKVSRTKTEYLNTGNGTHRVGSISLGGERVQRAVEFKYLGSTVQEDGGSEAEVSKRIQAGWNSWKKVTGVLCVRRVSAKVKGGIHRTIVGSSGNANAEMVVRPDTKRESKERVYQGKVKSIKAAR from the exons ATGAAAGTAAGCAGAACGAAGACGGAGTACCTCAATACCGGTAATGGGACGCACAGAGTTGGAAGTATCAGCTTAGGAGGTGAAAGGGTACAACGAGCAGTGGAATTTAAATACCTAGGTTCAACAGTACAAGAAGATGGTGGATCAGAAGCAGAAGTGTCGAAGAGGATACAGGCAGGCTGGAACAGCTGGAAAAAGGTTACAGGGGTTCTTTGTGTCCGAAGAGTTAGTGCAAAAGTGAAGGGCGGGATTCATAGAACTATT GTTGGAAGTAGCGGAAATGCGAATGCTGAGATGGTCGTTAGGCctgacacgaagagagagagtaaggaacgaGTGTATCAGGGAAAGGTTAAGAGCATCAAGGCTGCAAGATAA